A window from Carassius gibelio isolate Cgi1373 ecotype wild population from Czech Republic chromosome B3, carGib1.2-hapl.c, whole genome shotgun sequence encodes these proteins:
- the LOC127953841 gene encoding suppressor of cytokine signaling 1, producing MVAHSSVEGNQGTEEPQARTEASPKFSQSQTPRPSQLAAVIQTHFRPFNYARDFKTIAKTTSMLEESGFYWGPMTVEEAHQKLKKEPVGTFLIRDSCQSDVFFTLSYTAQNGPVSVRITFKNSKFSLTGSKQSFDCLFKLLEHYISSPKKGLVRPYRKEPVESLQQLCRRRIIETCGGKDIDRIPVHPILKDFLHAFPHPL from the coding sequence CACGGAAGAACCCCAAGCGAGGACAGAAGCCTCCCCAAAGTTCTCCCAATCCCAAACACCCAGGCCAAGCCAACTGGCAGCGGTTATCCAGACACATTTCAGGCCCTTCAACTATGCCAGGGACTTCAAGACCATCGCGAAGACCACCTCAATGCTAGAGGAGAGTGGCTTCTATTGGGGTCCCATGACTGTGGAGGAAGCACATCAGAAGCTGAAGAAGGAGCCAGTGGGAACTTTCCTGATCCGGGACAGTTGTCAGAGCGACGTTTTCTTTACACTGAGTTACACGGCACAGAACGGTCCCGTCAGCGTCCGGATTACCTTCAAGAATTCCAAATTCAGTCTGACTGGCAGCAAGCAATCTTTTGACTGTCTTTTCAAACTGCTGGAGCACTACATCAGTTCCCCGAAGAAGGGTCTCGTCAGGCCCTACAGGAAAGAACCGGTGGAGTCTCTGCAGCAGCTGTGCCGCAGACGGATTATCGAAACATGCGGCGGAAAAGACATCGACCGCATCCCTGTGCACCCGATCCTCAAAGACTTCCTCCATGCCTTCCCTCATCCGCTATGA